The following proteins are co-located in the Gloeocapsa sp. PCC 7428 genome:
- a CDS encoding urea amidolyase associated protein UAAP1: MVQTSVLPSAAIEPSLILLDEKLPGGAYWHGVIKRGNTLRVTDLEGSQGVSLICYNADNPIERLNVADTAKIQFNAFLKKGMVIYSDMGRILFSITEDTSGYHDLICGCSNAASNAAKYGEGPYNKYGESDYNNSRNNFLKALGKRGLTRKDLMPNINLFSRVAVRPNGDLEYITGCEKPGSFVDLRAEMNVLVVISNCPHVLHPDTVYKPKPIQLTVWRSPAPAPDDLCRTANEEVIRGFINTDALFAQM, translated from the coding sequence ATGGTGCAAACATCTGTTCTACCATCAGCAGCGATAGAACCCAGCCTGATTTTACTCGATGAAAAACTGCCTGGTGGCGCGTACTGGCATGGTGTCATCAAGCGGGGAAATACCCTACGTGTGACTGACTTGGAAGGTTCGCAAGGTGTTTCGCTCATTTGCTACAACGCGGACAATCCGATCGAGCGGCTGAATGTTGCCGATACTGCCAAAATTCAGTTCAATGCCTTTTTGAAAAAGGGCATGGTGATCTACTCCGACATGGGACGAATTCTGTTCTCCATTACCGAAGATACCTCTGGATATCACGATCTGATCTGCGGATGCAGCAACGCTGCTAGCAACGCGGCAAAATACGGCGAAGGTCCCTATAACAAGTACGGCGAAAGCGATTACAACAACTCGCGGAACAACTTCCTCAAAGCATTGGGTAAACGCGGCTTAACGCGCAAAGATCTGATGCCAAATATTAATCTATTCAGTCGCGTGGCAGTGCGTCCAAATGGCGACCTAGAATACATCACAGGCTGTGAGAAACCTGGTAGTTTTGTTGACCTGCGCGCAGAGATGAATGTGTTAGTTGTCATTTCTAACTGTCCGCACGTGTTGCATCCTGATACTGTTTACAAGCCCAAGCCGATTCAGCTAACGGTTTGGCGATCGCCCGCACCTGCACCCGACGATCTGTGTCGTACTGCGAACGAAGAAGTGATTCGCGGGTTTATCAACACCGATGCATTGTTTGCTCAGATGTAG
- the dnaK gene encoding molecular chaperone DnaK, translating into MGKVVGIDLGTTNSVVAVMEGGKPVVIANAEGMRTTPSVVSFSKDGERVVGEMARRQTVLNPQNTFYAVKRFIGRKYSELSSESKRVPYTIRRDEAGNVKIKCPRLDKEFAPEEISAMVLRKLVEDASRYLGEPITGAVLTVPAYFNDSQRQATRDAGRIAGLEVLRILNEPTAASLAYGLDKRENQTILVFDLGGGTFDVSILEVGDGVFEVKATSGDTQLGGNDFDKKIVDWLADQFLETEEVDLRRDRQALQRLTEAAEKAKIELSGVTVTDINLPFITATADGPKHLETRLTRTQFEGLCADLVARLRTPVKRALADANLRPSDIEEVVLVGGGTRMPMVQQLVRAMIGQEPNQNVNPDEVVAVGAAIQAGILGGEVKDILLLDVTPLSLGLETSNGVMKKLIPRNTTIPVRRSDIFSTASNNQTLVEIHVVQGEREMASDNKSLGRFKLTGIPPAPRGVPQIQVAFDIDANGILLVTAMDRTTGREQSITIQGASTLSEAEVQRMIQEAEQYAQSDRKRKEKVEKRTRAEALILQAERQLKEIGLDFGMQFARSRRQRIEAISRELREYLAEENDRGIDQAYADLQDAVYELNREVRQYFSEDEDDDLFGSIRRIFTGEDDWEPPIRETRSSYYNDRPRPTYNDRSSRPRPSYQDNWDDNDDNWL; encoded by the coding sequence ATGGGTAAAGTAGTCGGCATAGACCTTGGTACAACCAACTCAGTGGTAGCTGTCATGGAGGGTGGCAAGCCGGTGGTAATTGCCAATGCCGAAGGAATGCGGACTACGCCCTCGGTGGTAAGCTTCAGCAAAGACGGCGAACGAGTTGTTGGCGAGATGGCGCGGCGACAAACCGTTCTCAACCCCCAAAATACCTTCTACGCCGTTAAGCGATTTATTGGTCGCAAATACAGCGAACTCAGTTCAGAATCCAAACGAGTCCCCTATACGATTCGGCGAGACGAAGCCGGAAACGTCAAAATTAAGTGTCCGCGTTTGGACAAAGAATTTGCGCCAGAAGAAATCAGCGCGATGGTGCTACGCAAACTCGTAGAAGACGCCAGCCGCTACCTAGGCGAACCGATAACAGGAGCCGTGTTGACGGTACCTGCATACTTTAACGATTCGCAACGACAAGCGACACGCGATGCTGGACGAATTGCAGGATTAGAAGTGTTGCGGATACTCAATGAACCAACGGCGGCATCTTTAGCATACGGCTTAGATAAGCGAGAAAACCAAACGATTTTGGTGTTTGATTTAGGTGGTGGCACCTTTGACGTATCGATTTTAGAAGTTGGTGATGGAGTGTTCGAGGTCAAAGCCACAAGTGGCGATACTCAGCTTGGTGGTAACGATTTCGATAAAAAAATCGTTGATTGGCTGGCGGATCAGTTTCTTGAAACCGAGGAAGTCGATTTAAGACGCGATCGCCAAGCGCTGCAACGCCTCACCGAAGCCGCAGAAAAAGCCAAAATTGAACTTTCGGGCGTAACAGTCACCGACATCAATTTACCCTTTATCACGGCGACGGCAGATGGTCCTAAACACCTCGAAACGCGCCTAACACGAACGCAGTTTGAAGGTCTTTGCGCTGACTTGGTGGCGCGACTGCGGACACCCGTAAAACGCGCGCTAGCGGATGCGAACCTCCGCCCGTCAGATATTGAAGAAGTTGTTCTTGTCGGCGGTGGGACGCGAATGCCCATGGTACAGCAACTTGTCCGCGCGATGATCGGTCAAGAACCAAACCAAAATGTTAATCCGGATGAAGTTGTTGCGGTAGGTGCAGCGATTCAAGCCGGAATTCTTGGTGGCGAAGTTAAAGACATTCTGCTACTAGATGTGACGCCGCTGTCGTTAGGGTTAGAAACGAGTAACGGCGTGATGAAAAAACTCATTCCCCGTAACACGACAATTCCTGTACGGCGATCGGATATATTTTCCACCGCTAGTAATAATCAAACGTTGGTGGAAATCCACGTCGTGCAGGGCGAACGCGAAATGGCAAGTGATAATAAATCCTTAGGTAGGTTCAAGCTGACAGGAATTCCTCCCGCACCGCGAGGTGTACCGCAAATTCAAGTCGCATTTGATATCGATGCAAATGGCATTTTGTTAGTGACCGCGATGGATCGCACTACAGGTCGCGAACAAAGTATCACGATTCAAGGTGCTTCGACGCTGAGTGAAGCGGAAGTACAGCGGATGATTCAAGAAGCGGAACAATACGCGCAATCTGACCGCAAACGTAAAGAGAAAGTAGAAAAGCGCACGCGCGCTGAAGCTTTAATTTTACAAGCAGAACGCCAACTCAAAGAAATTGGTTTAGACTTTGGTATGCAGTTCGCGCGCAGTCGCAGACAACGCATCGAAGCAATCAGTCGCGAATTACGCGAATATCTTGCCGAAGAAAATGACCGAGGAATTGACCAAGCTTACGCCGATCTCCAAGACGCGGTTTACGAACTTAATCGCGAAGTTCGACAATACTTTAGCGAGGACGAGGATGATGATTTGTTCGGGTCGATTCGTCGCATCTTCACTGGTGAAGACGATTGGGAACCACCCATCCGCGAGACGCGTTCCTCTTACTATAACGACAGACCAAGACCAACTTATAATGACAGGTCAAGTAGACCGCGTCCATCGTACCAAGATAACTGGGATGATAACGATGATAACTGGCTGTAA
- a CDS encoding urea amidolyase associated protein UAAP2, with the protein MVATLPTELDPSTAIYDEVLPARQPWSRVIKKGQILRIIDLQANQAVDTLFYNAHDPSERYSAPDTVVRQGNIFITTGTQLISNEGNVMMTVIYDDCGKHDTLGGACSMESNSVRYGLHKKHLHACVENYLLELSKYEMNKRDLVSNVNFYMNVPVSEDGTLEIVDGISEAGKRVDLRAEMDVMVLISNCPQINNPCNAYNPTPIRLIVWDAA; encoded by the coding sequence ATGGTTGCCACACTACCGACTGAACTCGATCCATCCACAGCGATTTATGATGAGGTCTTACCTGCGCGTCAACCTTGGTCGCGGGTCATCAAAAAAGGGCAAATTCTGCGCATTATCGACCTACAAGCGAATCAAGCGGTGGATACACTATTTTACAATGCGCATGACCCTTCCGAGCGATACAGCGCACCCGACACAGTTGTCCGCCAAGGGAACATTTTCATCACCACCGGCACGCAACTCATTTCCAACGAAGGAAACGTGATGATGACCGTCATCTATGATGATTGCGGCAAGCACGATACGCTAGGTGGTGCGTGCAGCATGGAAAGCAACTCAGTACGTTATGGGTTGCACAAAAAGCATCTTCATGCTTGTGTCGAAAATTACTTGTTGGAACTGAGTAAGTATGAAATGAACAAACGCGACTTGGTGAGCAATGTGAATTTCTACATGAATGTTCCTGTGAGTGAAGACGGTACGCTAGAAATTGTTGACGGCATTTCGGAAGCAGGCAAAAGAGTCGATCTACGCGCAGAAATGGATGTGATGGTATTGATTTCTAACTGTCCGCAAATTAATAATCCTTGCAATGCTTATAATCCAACACCGATTCGATTGATTGTATGGGACGCAGCATAA
- the sufU gene encoding Fe-S cluster assembly sulfur transfer protein SufU — MTNVIMALSNVRDLYQQVILEHYKKPRHKGKTSPVHRQQRGHNPSCGDTIELTVQLNAAGDTIEDVKFEGEGCAIAMASADLMADALRGKQVTEALSMVQRFQKMMKGEDEFPKELRKLNVMQGVSQFPVRIKCANLTWHTLKAALESTHNTASAGFVSNEDT; from the coding sequence GTGACAAACGTAATTATGGCATTGAGTAATGTACGCGATCTGTATCAGCAGGTCATTTTAGAACACTATAAAAAACCTCGACACAAAGGTAAAACGAGTCCGGTGCATCGCCAGCAACGCGGGCATAATCCTTCGTGTGGCGACACGATTGAACTCACCGTACAGCTAAATGCTGCGGGTGACACAATTGAAGATGTGAAATTTGAAGGCGAAGGGTGTGCGATCGCGATGGCGTCAGCTGATTTAATGGCAGATGCATTGCGTGGTAAGCAAGTTACTGAAGCATTATCGATGGTGCAGCGTTTTCAAAAGATGATGAAAGGCGAAGATGAGTTTCCTAAAGAACTCCGCAAACTTAATGTGATGCAAGGCGTATCGCAGTTTCCTGTACGAATTAAATGCGCAAACCTCACTTGGCATACGTTAAAAGCTGCCTTGGAATCAACGCATAATACTGCTAGTGCTGGATTTGTCAGTAACGAAGACACGTAA
- a CDS encoding iron ABC transporter substrate-binding protein, whose translation MRRRKFVYLVGVASASGGIAIACANNQTTTTTTSPATSPATPASPAAGALENELVIYSGRNEQLIGPMIDRFRQETNANVQVRYGDTAELAATILEEGNNSPADIFFGQDAGALGALQQEGRTAQLPQNLLDQVNSRYRSPEGQWIGITGRVRTVDYNTNLVQAADLPQSIFGFTEPTWRDRIGWAPTNGSFQAFVTALRVSQGEDQARKWLEGIRANNPRVFPNNISILEGLTRGEVGVGFVNHYYLERIKQENPQVPVAHHFTNDVGSLVNVAGVAILNSARHPNIAQQFVEYLLSADAQNYFATETREYPLASGVTPQGDLIPLNQIESQTPDINLSNLRDLEGTLQLLQQTQVL comes from the coding sequence GTGAGACGTCGTAAGTTTGTATATTTAGTAGGGGTAGCAAGTGCAAGTGGAGGAATAGCGATCGCCTGTGCCAATAACCAGACGACGACTACAACAACATCACCCGCCACATCACCAGCGACACCTGCTTCTCCAGCAGCAGGAGCATTAGAAAACGAGTTAGTTATCTACTCAGGGCGTAACGAACAATTAATTGGTCCAATGATCGACCGATTTAGACAAGAAACCAACGCTAATGTCCAAGTTCGTTACGGAGACACGGCGGAACTTGCGGCAACAATTCTAGAAGAAGGTAATAATAGTCCAGCCGATATTTTCTTCGGTCAAGACGCAGGGGCGTTAGGTGCATTACAACAAGAAGGTAGAACCGCACAGCTACCACAAAATCTTTTAGATCAAGTTAATAGCCGTTATCGATCGCCCGAAGGTCAATGGATTGGCATTACAGGTAGAGTACGGACAGTTGATTACAACACCAATTTGGTACAAGCGGCAGATCTACCACAATCAATCTTTGGCTTCACCGAGCCGACTTGGAGAGATAGAATCGGCTGGGCACCAACTAATGGCTCATTTCAGGCTTTTGTCACGGCTTTGCGCGTTTCTCAGGGAGAAGACCAAGCAAGAAAATGGTTAGAAGGTATTCGTGCTAATAATCCCAGAGTTTTCCCGAATAATATTTCTATTTTAGAAGGTTTGACCCGTGGAGAAGTGGGCGTAGGCTTTGTCAACCACTACTACTTAGAACGAATCAAGCAAGAAAATCCGCAAGTTCCAGTAGCACATCACTTTACAAACGACGTTGGTTCATTAGTTAACGTTGCCGGTGTCGCCATTCTCAATTCAGCAAGGCATCCTAACATCGCCCAGCAATTTGTAGAATACTTATTAAGTGCTGATGCCCAAAATTATTTTGCAACCGAAACAAGAGAGTATCCTCTAGCTTCAGGAGTCACACCACAGGGCGATTTAATACCCCTTAACCAGATTGAAAGTCAAACTCCTGACATAAATCTGAGTAACTTGAGAGACTTGGAAGGAACATTGCAGTTGTTGCAGCAGACGCAAGTCTTGTAG
- a CDS encoding DnaJ C-terminal domain-containing protein has protein sequence MQNVQNFRNYYEILGVPKDATNEEIKKVFRRLARQYHPDLNPGNKEAEEKFKDINEAYEILSDQAKRAQYDEYSSHWKKGFWGKQTARAKSWSDNRRGGTGDVDYDQFSDFNTFIDQVLGRRKERNGKNTPPSSSSPPRDPFRPGTTRTAYTISSRSSRRDVEAKLTLPLEKAYQGGIERIRLEDGRSLEIDMPSGMITGQTIRLREQGLGGGDLYLKITVSPHPFFKLEGYDVAIQVPITPSEAALGIPVEVPTLDGWVKMNIPPGVKSGQRLRLANKGYPDEQGKRGDQLVEIQIVVPKNLSSEERELYEKLHQIETYNPRNDLPV, from the coding sequence ATGCAAAACGTGCAAAACTTTCGGAACTATTACGAAATTTTAGGAGTCCCTAAAGACGCAACTAATGAGGAGATAAAGAAGGTTTTCCGACGGTTAGCGCGACAATACCATCCTGACTTAAATCCAGGAAATAAGGAAGCCGAGGAAAAATTTAAAGATATCAACGAAGCCTACGAAATTCTTTCTGACCAAGCAAAGCGGGCGCAATACGACGAATACAGTAGTCACTGGAAAAAAGGATTTTGGGGAAAGCAAACGGCGCGCGCCAAATCGTGGAGTGATAATCGCCGTGGCGGTACAGGCGATGTTGATTACGATCAGTTTTCTGACTTTAATACCTTCATTGACCAAGTTTTAGGACGTCGTAAAGAAAGAAACGGCAAAAATACTCCACCATCGTCAAGTAGCCCGCCGCGCGATCCTTTTCGTCCTGGAACAACGCGAACTGCTTACACGATTTCTTCGCGTTCGAGTCGTCGCGATGTGGAAGCAAAGCTCACTTTACCTCTAGAAAAAGCGTATCAGGGTGGAATTGAGCGCATTCGTTTGGAAGATGGGCGATCGCTGGAAATTGATATGCCTTCGGGAATGATAACAGGTCAAACAATCCGCCTGCGCGAGCAAGGTCTTGGTGGTGGTGACTTGTATCTGAAAATTACTGTGTCTCCCCACCCATTTTTTAAGCTTGAAGGTTACGACGTGGCGATTCAAGTACCCATTACTCCGAGTGAAGCTGCGTTGGGAATTCCTGTAGAAGTCCCGACTTTAGATGGTTGGGTGAAAATGAACATCCCTCCAGGCGTCAAATCAGGTCAGAGATTGCGTTTGGCAAATAAAGGCTACCCTGACGAACAAGGTAAACGCGGCGATCAATTAGTCGAAATTCAAATCGTCGTCCCCAAGAATTTGAGTTCCGAAGAACGGGAACTCTACGAAAAACTACATCAAATTGAAACCTACAACCCGCGTAATGATTTACCTGTGTAA
- a CDS encoding biotin--[acetyl-CoA-carboxylase] ligase, which yields MPLDPFSSAGFGSSCLPSWLRWVESCSSTNTWAMQRDNLHHGEVVFTRQQTAGRGQHGRTWYAPPGVLTASFVLDRLHSSQLPGLSLTAGLAVIYAVQDLLPNLSSKLWLKWSNDVLIEERKLAGILCEAASRGSHTRVVVGIGLNRCADFTQAGLDPDLVNNAVSLYQVSESVPEELALLERLRHYLLQVSDVCQRDGIAALIPQLRDRDFLYSRPVTIELAGEQISGQAIGIDTCGRLLVQLQAEVKALVSGRVVWWGDKRVSSVAD from the coding sequence GTGCCTTTAGATCCATTTTCGAGCGCTGGCTTTGGTTCAAGTTGTTTACCCTCGTGGTTGCGTTGGGTGGAAAGTTGCTCTAGTACAAATACTTGGGCTATGCAAAGAGATAACTTGCATCACGGGGAAGTTGTGTTCACGCGGCAGCAAACGGCGGGGCGCGGTCAACATGGGCGAACTTGGTATGCCCCCCCTGGGGTATTGACAGCAAGTTTTGTTCTCGACCGCCTGCATAGTTCGCAATTACCAGGACTGAGTTTAACCGCTGGTTTAGCTGTCATCTATGCTGTGCAAGATTTGCTTCCCAATTTGTCTTCAAAGCTGTGGCTGAAGTGGTCGAATGATGTATTGATTGAAGAGCGCAAGTTAGCAGGAATTTTGTGTGAAGCTGCGAGTCGCGGATCTCATACTCGTGTTGTTGTCGGAATTGGACTCAACCGCTGTGCTGATTTCACTCAAGCTGGCTTAGATCCTGATTTAGTCAATAACGCCGTCAGTTTATATCAAGTTTCTGAAAGTGTGCCAGAGGAATTAGCACTGTTAGAAAGATTGCGACATTACCTACTGCAAGTCAGTGACGTTTGTCAACGCGATGGAATCGCAGCTTTGATTCCACAGTTGCGCGATCGCGATTTTCTCTACAGTCGTCCCGTAACGATAGAATTAGCAGGCGAGCAGATTTCTGGTCAAGCGATCGGAATTGATACGTGTGGTCGCTTGTTAGTGCAGCTACAAGCAGAAGTTAAGGCTTTGGTGTCAGGACGAGTAGTGTGGTGGGGAGACAAAAGGGTAAGTTCTGTTGCCGACTGA
- the uca gene encoding urea carboxylase, giving the protein MFNKVLIANRGEIACRVIRTLDRLGIASVAVYSEADAHAPHVSMATEAVCIGAAPVAESYLRYDRILEVAQQTGAQAIHPGYGFLSENIEFAQACVAAGIMFIGPTPEQIRCFGLKHTARELAEQNQVPLVPGTGLLESLADAQHAAAAIAYPVMLKSTAGGGGIGMQVCANDAELADAFEKVQRLSQANFKQSGVFLEKYIQTARHIEVQIFGDGCGRVIALGERDCSTQRRNQKVIEETPAPGISDALRQQLYNCAVRLGQAVNYQSAGTVEFVFDVATQQFYFLEVNTRLQVEHGVTEMVSGIDLVEWMVRLAAGDATFLENYTYQSQGHSIQVRIYAEDPHKNFQPSSGLLSAVRFPKNLRCDGWIETGTEVTPFYDPLLAKLIVHGEDRAGAIAQLQAALNESEIAGIETNLDYLRQVIASPAFIEGSVSTRYLNTFAYQPRTIDVLDGGTYTTIQDYPGRIGYWDIGVPPSGPLDHLAFRLGNRILGNPESAPGLECTVMGPTLRFNCDTVICLTGAAMKATLDGEPVPFWTAIPVSAGSTLKLKTIQGHGYRTYLAIQHGFDVPEYLGSKATFTLGQFGGHAGRTLRAGDVLRLAQGEPKAIASLPAKLIPEYTNAWEIGVLYGPHGAPDFFTEEDIEMFFATRWTIHHNSARTGIRLIGPKPQWARTDGGEAGLHPSNIHDNAYAIGTIDFTGDMPIILAHDGPSLGGFVCPATIVQSELWKIGQLKPGDTVRFYRLTAAEARQRELEQDRQIETLAIAATQSKLTDVTNPLSPILHEISPSPTQIAVTYRQAGDKFLLIEYGSLVLDLNLRFRVHALMEWLNANHVAGIVDLTPGIRSLQVHYDSRVLPVQDLLNALTTAESQLPSIDDMEVPTRVVHLPLSWDDESTQLAIQKYMQSVRADAPWCPSNIEFIRRINGLESIEQVREIVFNASYLVMGLGDVYLGAPVATPLDPRHRLVTTKYNPARTWTPENAVGIGGAYMCIYGMEGPGGYQFVGRTVPVWNRYKQTEDFSQPWLLRFFDQIRFFPVSPAELLRYREDVIQGKVKLKIEEETFSLRQYCEFLQANASSIAAFKAKQQAAFAAERDRWVAAGEFTRQESLQQSDESPTPEIVLADDVEAIVAHVSANVWQVLVKVGDQVESGDRLVILEAMKMEIAVLAEDSGTITDVFCQPGQTVTAGQFLAAIQLD; this is encoded by the coding sequence ATGTTCAATAAAGTTTTGATTGCCAATCGCGGTGAAATTGCTTGTCGTGTAATTCGGACGCTCGATCGCTTAGGAATTGCTTCAGTCGCGGTTTATTCGGAAGCGGATGCGCACGCACCGCACGTTTCTATGGCAACCGAAGCCGTGTGTATAGGGGCTGCACCTGTTGCGGAAAGCTATCTCCGGTACGATCGCATTCTCGAAGTCGCGCAACAAACTGGCGCGCAGGCAATTCACCCAGGCTATGGCTTTTTGAGTGAGAACATCGAATTTGCCCAAGCGTGCGTCGCCGCCGGAATTATGTTTATTGGTCCTACACCTGAACAAATTCGCTGCTTTGGGTTAAAGCATACGGCGCGCGAGTTAGCCGAACAAAATCAAGTACCGTTAGTGCCAGGAACTGGGTTATTAGAGAGTTTAGCAGACGCACAACACGCCGCAGCAGCGATCGCCTATCCGGTAATGCTCAAAAGTACCGCAGGTGGTGGAGGAATTGGAATGCAAGTGTGTGCCAATGATGCTGAATTAGCGGATGCTTTTGAGAAAGTGCAACGCTTGAGTCAAGCAAACTTTAAGCAAAGTGGTGTCTTTTTAGAAAAATATATTCAAACCGCACGCCATATCGAAGTGCAAATCTTTGGCGATGGCTGTGGTCGTGTTATCGCGCTTGGAGAACGCGACTGTTCGACGCAGCGCCGCAATCAGAAAGTGATTGAAGAAACTCCCGCACCTGGAATCAGTGACGCGCTACGGCAGCAATTGTATAACTGTGCAGTGCGCTTGGGACAAGCTGTAAACTATCAATCGGCGGGGACTGTTGAATTTGTCTTCGATGTCGCAACACAACAATTCTACTTTTTGGAAGTCAACACGCGCCTACAGGTGGAACACGGTGTCACCGAAATGGTGAGCGGAATTGATCTAGTAGAGTGGATGGTGCGACTCGCCGCAGGCGATGCAACATTTCTAGAAAATTACACTTATCAATCGCAAGGTCATTCGATTCAAGTCCGAATTTATGCAGAAGATCCGCACAAGAATTTTCAGCCGAGTTCGGGGTTACTGAGTGCGGTTCGCTTTCCCAAAAACCTCCGCTGTGACGGTTGGATTGAAACCGGAACTGAAGTCACGCCATTTTACGATCCGCTGCTAGCAAAACTTATTGTACATGGGGAAGACCGCGCAGGTGCGATCGCGCAACTCCAAGCCGCATTGAATGAATCAGAAATCGCAGGAATTGAAACGAATCTTGACTATTTACGCCAAGTTATTGCGAGTCCCGCGTTTATTGAAGGAAGCGTTAGCACGCGCTATCTCAACACGTTTGCGTATCAGCCGCGCACAATCGATGTTCTAGATGGTGGCACTTACACCACGATTCAAGACTACCCTGGACGCATTGGCTATTGGGACATTGGCGTACCGCCATCAGGACCGTTGGATCATCTAGCATTTCGGCTAGGAAACCGGATTTTGGGCAATCCTGAGTCAGCGCCTGGGCTGGAATGTACGGTTATGGGTCCGACGTTGCGCTTTAATTGCGATACTGTCATTTGCTTAACGGGTGCAGCGATGAAAGCGACACTGGATGGCGAACCTGTGCCATTTTGGACGGCAATTCCTGTCAGTGCAGGCAGTACACTGAAACTAAAAACAATTCAGGGACATGGCTATCGCACTTATTTGGCAATCCAACACGGATTTGATGTACCCGAATACTTAGGCAGCAAAGCAACATTTACGCTAGGTCAATTCGGCGGACACGCGGGACGCACGCTGCGCGCAGGCGATGTTTTGCGATTAGCGCAAGGAGAACCTAAGGCGATTGCATCGTTACCTGCAAAATTAATTCCTGAATATACGAATGCGTGGGAAATTGGCGTTCTTTATGGTCCGCACGGCGCACCCGATTTCTTCACCGAAGAAGACATTGAGATGTTTTTCGCAACTCGGTGGACAATTCATCACAACTCGGCGCGCACAGGAATTCGTCTGATTGGTCCTAAACCGCAGTGGGCGCGGACTGACGGTGGTGAAGCAGGGTTACATCCATCGAATATTCACGATAATGCTTATGCGATCGGCACGATTGATTTTACAGGTGATATGCCGATTATCTTGGCGCACGATGGTCCGAGTCTGGGTGGATTTGTTTGTCCAGCAACGATCGTCCAATCGGAACTTTGGAAAATTGGACAACTTAAACCAGGGGACACGGTGCGCTTTTATCGTCTGACTGCGGCTGAGGCGCGACAGCGCGAATTAGAGCAAGATCGTCAGATCGAAACATTAGCGATCGCCGCAACGCAAAGCAAATTAACTGATGTCACAAATCCGCTTTCACCAATTCTGCACGAAATTTCTCCGTCACCGACGCAAATCGCTGTCACCTATCGGCAAGCAGGCGATAAATTCTTACTGATAGAATACGGTTCACTCGTACTCGATCTCAATCTCCGCTTTCGGGTACACGCGCTGATGGAGTGGCTCAACGCAAACCACGTAGCAGGAATCGTCGATCTCACCCCAGGAATTCGTTCGCTACAAGTACATTACGATAGCCGAGTTCTTCCCGTGCAAGACCTGCTCAACGCGCTGACTACCGCAGAGTCGCAACTACCATCAATTGATGATATGGAAGTTCCAACGCGAGTGGTGCATCTACCACTTTCGTGGGATGACGAATCGACGCAACTTGCGATTCAGAAATATATGCAGTCAGTACGTGCGGATGCGCCTTGGTGTCCGAGTAATATTGAATTCATTCGCCGAATTAATGGGTTAGAAAGCATTGAGCAAGTGCGCGAAATCGTCTTCAACGCCAGTTACTTAGTGATGGGTTTGGGAGATGTATACTTGGGCGCACCGGTTGCGACACCGCTTGATCCGCGTCATCGCTTGGTGACGACTAAATACAATCCGGCGCGGACTTGGACGCCGGAAAATGCAGTCGGGATTGGCGGTGCGTATATGTGTATTTATGGTATGGAAGGTCCAGGCGGCTATCAGTTTGTCGGGCGCACTGTTCCTGTGTGGAATCGCTACAAACAAACTGAGGATTTTTCGCAACCTTGGCTGCTGCGCTTTTTCGACCAAATTCGCTTTTTCCCTGTGTCGCCAGCAGAATTGCTGCGCTACCGCGAAGATGTGATTCAGGGTAAGGTGAAGCTGAAGATTGAGGAAGAAACTTTTAGTCTCAGGCAGTATTGCGAGTTTTTGCAGGCGAATGCGTCGAGTATTGCTGCTTTTAAAGCTAAACAACAGGCGGCGTTTGCTGCAGAACGCGATCGCTGGGTTGCGGCGGGAGAATTCACCCGTCAAGAAAGTCTTCAACAATCCGACGAGTCACCTACCCCAGAAATCGTGCTTGCTGATGATGTGGAAGCGATCGTTGCACACGTTTCGGCAAATGTCTGGCAAGTGCTTGTTAAAGTTGGCGATCAGGTTGAGTCTGGCGATCGCCTCGTTATCCTAGAAGCCATGAAAATGGAAATTGCAGTGCTTGCAGAAGATAGCGGTACGATTACCGACGTTTTCTGTCAACCAGGACAAACAGTGACGGCGGGACAATTCTTAGCGGCAATCCAACTTGATTGA